Proteins encoded together in one Rhizobacter sp. J219 window:
- a CDS encoding glycosyltransferase — MKRIAIVDPGSFVLPYDFHLVKALAANGRTVDFYGSTTRYNGEFLDAMRALPGVWVVARAISSSVAPRWRGALAYAMQLLSLLWHARRYDIVNLQFSGFWPAEVLVFGWLRRKFVFTVHNAVPHGFEGAQHGPTRRLAERARRLVFVSEASRDDFLRRYGEAFRAKASVLPHGLLPVTPTAPVVPYTSTTVPRTLAFWGRVQPYKGVELFADLARSAEVQRRGMVLAVHGAWAPALAPLREELGQLGVTVRDAFLGDAELLTLLGQDAVFLLPYQRATQSGVHYALLNHGRLFFCTDTGDLGAFMRRHGLEGLLLRDRTPEAVLACLDHLAANGEEVRRKLAAAQAALQWERLLAESGEAYRA, encoded by the coding sequence TTGAAACGTATCGCCATCGTCGACCCGGGCTCCTTCGTGCTGCCCTACGACTTCCACCTCGTGAAGGCGCTGGCGGCGAACGGGCGCACGGTGGACTTCTACGGCTCGACCACCCGCTACAACGGCGAGTTCCTCGACGCGATGCGGGCGTTGCCGGGCGTGTGGGTGGTCGCCCGGGCCATCTCCAGCAGCGTGGCGCCGCGCTGGCGGGGGGCGCTGGCCTATGCGATGCAGTTGCTGTCGCTGCTGTGGCATGCGCGTCGCTACGACATCGTCAACCTGCAGTTCAGCGGCTTCTGGCCGGCCGAAGTGCTGGTGTTCGGGTGGCTGCGCCGCAAGTTTGTCTTCACGGTGCACAACGCCGTGCCGCACGGCTTCGAGGGCGCGCAGCATGGGCCGACGCGCCGGCTGGCGGAACGCGCCCGCCGGCTGGTGTTCGTGAGCGAGGCGAGCCGGGACGACTTCCTGCGGCGCTACGGCGAGGCCTTCCGTGCCAAGGCGAGTGTGTTGCCGCACGGACTGCTGCCGGTCACGCCGACCGCGCCCGTGGTGCCCTACACCTCGACCACCGTGCCACGCACGCTGGCGTTCTGGGGCCGGGTGCAGCCCTACAAGGGCGTCGAGCTGTTTGCCGACCTCGCGCGCTCGGCCGAAGTGCAGCGCCGCGGCATGGTGCTCGCCGTGCACGGCGCCTGGGCGCCGGCGCTCGCACCGTTGCGCGAAGAGCTGGGGCAGCTCGGCGTGACGGTTCGCGATGCCTTCCTGGGCGACGCCGAACTGCTGACCCTCCTCGGGCAAGACGCCGTCTTCCTGCTGCCCTATCAGCGCGCCACGCAATCGGGCGTGCACTACGCGCTGCTCAACCACGGCCGCCTCTTCTTCTGCACCGACACCGGCGACCTCGGCGCCTTCATGCGCCGCCACGGCCTGGAAGGCCTGCTTCTGCGCGATCGCACGCCCGAAGCCGTGCTGGCCTGCCTGGACCACCTGGCCGCGAACGGCGAGGAGGTGCGGCGCAAACTGGCGGCCGCGCAGGCGGCGCTGCAGTGGGAGCGGCTGCTCGCGGAGTCCGGCGAGGCGTACCGGGCCTAG
- a CDS encoding oligosaccharide flippase family protein: MTATAPKLSRTLPAVYAAAAVRLLLPVLVLPLMATRMGPEEFGRLSFVLVWSALLAMVVEGGFLAAATRLAVNADAPRRWQLAQQVFSARCVLCIPAIVLSFVAVQVAGHGGDAWADTLTIAALACALGWPATWYLQATQQLARWAQVELVVYALLIAASWAFAHSAIVYLTLQLAASTVLAALGWWWLRRDLPGEQGLWSVPAVRPGLRLGWTMMPVSIAGAAYSYALPAAASLQMSKPDLGTYFMADRLVRAVLNAAEPVFAVVYPRIVTLFQQGARMALRYAARWSVGGVVVGLVLYALGVAGWQVIEPLVLARAGSIDLATLRATMLVLGALLPLLLGWKFIGYWMLGSTRFDTAYRSCVVIGGIAGTLGAATWGGAAGPVGLAWVAIGVELLVMTVAVVGMWLTARR, translated from the coding sequence ATGACGGCCACGGCACCCAAGCTCTCGCGCACCTTGCCGGCGGTGTATGCCGCGGCGGCGGTGCGCCTGCTGCTGCCGGTGCTGGTGCTGCCGCTGATGGCCACGCGCATGGGGCCGGAAGAGTTCGGCCGCCTGAGCTTCGTGCTGGTGTGGAGTGCGCTGCTGGCGATGGTGGTGGAGGGCGGCTTCCTGGCCGCGGCCACGCGCCTCGCGGTCAACGCCGATGCACCGCGCCGCTGGCAGCTTGCGCAACAGGTGTTCAGCGCACGCTGCGTGTTGTGCATTCCGGCGATCGTTCTGTCGTTCGTGGCCGTGCAGGTGGCGGGGCATGGAGGCGACGCCTGGGCCGACACGCTGACGATCGCGGCCCTGGCCTGTGCGCTCGGCTGGCCCGCCACCTGGTACCTGCAGGCCACGCAGCAGCTGGCCCGATGGGCGCAGGTGGAGCTGGTGGTCTATGCGCTGCTCATTGCCGCCAGCTGGGCGTTCGCCCACAGCGCGATCGTCTATCTCACGCTGCAGCTCGCGGCCTCGACCGTGCTGGCCGCCCTGGGCTGGTGGTGGCTGCGGCGCGACCTGCCGGGCGAGCAGGGCCTCTGGAGCGTGCCCGCCGTGCGCCCCGGGCTGCGCCTGGGCTGGACCATGATGCCCGTCTCGATCGCCGGGGCCGCCTACTCCTACGCCTTGCCGGCGGCCGCCTCGCTGCAGATGAGCAAACCCGATCTCGGCACCTATTTCATGGCCGACCGCCTGGTGCGTGCGGTGCTCAATGCGGCCGAGCCGGTGTTCGCGGTGGTCTACCCGCGCATCGTCACGCTCTTCCAACAGGGCGCACGCATGGCCTTGCGCTATGCCGCGCGCTGGAGCGTAGGCGGGGTGGTGGTGGGTCTCGTGCTGTACGCGCTGGGCGTGGCCGGCTGGCAGGTCATCGAGCCGCTGGTGCTCGCGCGTGCCGGCAGCATCGACCTGGCCACCCTGCGCGCGACCATGCTCGTGCTCGGCGCCTTGCTTCCGCTGCTGCTGGGCTGGAAGTTCATTGGCTACTGGATGCTTGGCAGCACCCGGTTTGACACCGCCTACCGCAGCTGCGTGGTGATCGGCGGCATCGCCGGCACGCTGGGCGCCGCGACCTGGGGCGGCGCGGCCGGCCCCGTCGGCCTGGCCTGGGTGGCGATCGGGGTCGAACTGCTGGTGATGACGGTTGCGGTGGTGGGCATGTGGCTCACGGCACGCCGCTGA
- a CDS encoding TylF/MycF family methyltransferase: MKRLFKAALARAGWELARTGDRDAQSLADLTPADRQIIQRVSPFTMTSLERRASLLGAVDHIVKHRIAGDIVECGVWRGGSMMAIALALMARGDTSRHLYLYDTFEGMSEPTEHDKALSGELAQTQLERTDREHPLWAVAGLEDVKANLASTGYPAERIHYVQGKVEDTIPATLPKQIALLRLDTDWYESTRHELQHLYPLLAKHGPLIIDDYGHWQGARQAVDEYFANAAEPVFLHRVDYTARLHIKA, encoded by the coding sequence ATGAAAAGACTCTTCAAAGCCGCGCTGGCGCGCGCCGGTTGGGAACTGGCCCGCACCGGCGACCGTGACGCGCAGTCGCTCGCCGACCTGACGCCGGCCGACCGCCAGATCATCCAGCGCGTGTCCCCCTTCACGATGACGAGCCTGGAGCGCCGCGCGAGCCTCCTCGGCGCCGTCGACCACATCGTCAAGCACCGCATCGCAGGTGACATCGTCGAGTGCGGCGTCTGGCGTGGTGGCAGCATGATGGCCATCGCGCTCGCGCTGATGGCGCGTGGCGACACATCGCGCCACCTCTACCTCTACGACACCTTCGAGGGCATGAGCGAGCCCACCGAGCACGACAAGGCACTGAGCGGCGAACTGGCGCAAACGCAACTCGAGCGCACCGACCGCGAGCACCCCCTGTGGGCCGTGGCCGGGCTGGAGGACGTGAAGGCGAACCTGGCGTCGACCGGCTACCCGGCCGAGCGCATCCACTACGTGCAGGGCAAGGTCGAAGACACCATCCCGGCGACGCTGCCGAAGCAGATCGCCCTGCTGCGACTCGACACCGACTGGTACGAGTCCACCCGCCACGAGCTGCAGCACCTCTACCCGTTGCTGGCGAAGCACGGCCCGCTCATCATCGACGACTACGGCCACTGGCAAGGCGCCCGCCAGGCAGTGGACGAATACTTTGCGAACGCCGCCGAGCCGGTGTTCCTGCACCGCGTGGACTACACCGCGCGCTTGCACATCAAGGCATGA
- the lpxC gene encoding UDP-3-O-acyl-N-acetylglucosamine deacetylase produces the protein MLAQRTLKSITRAVGVGVHGGQRVELTLRPAAADTGIMFRRVDLPVPVDIPVKVHAVCDTRMATTISPGGDPGAPKVNTIEHLLSACAGLGLDNLVVDITNEEVPILDGSAASFVFLLQSAGIEVQRAPKRFLRIKKPVEVREGEGNALKWARLEPFDGYKLTFEIEFKHPAVDQTGQQFTFDMGLGQYKRDIARARTFGFTKDVEMMRARGLGLGGSMDNVIVVDDYRVLNSEGLRYDDEFVKHKILDAIGDMHVLGHPLIAAYTGYKSGHALNNKLLRAVLADASAYDIVTFDDERQAPAGLAELAPAW, from the coding sequence ATGCTCGCTCAACGCACCTTGAAGTCCATCACCCGCGCCGTCGGCGTGGGTGTGCACGGCGGCCAGCGGGTCGAGCTGACCCTGCGGCCGGCCGCGGCCGACACCGGCATCATGTTTCGCCGGGTCGACCTGCCGGTGCCGGTCGACATCCCGGTGAAGGTCCACGCCGTGTGCGACACGCGCATGGCGACGACCATCTCGCCGGGCGGCGACCCGGGTGCGCCCAAGGTCAACACCATCGAGCACCTGCTGTCGGCCTGTGCCGGTCTCGGCCTCGACAACCTGGTGGTCGACATCACCAACGAAGAGGTGCCGATCCTCGACGGCTCGGCCGCCTCGTTCGTGTTCCTGCTGCAAAGCGCCGGTATCGAGGTGCAGAGGGCGCCCAAGCGCTTCCTGCGCATCAAGAAGCCGGTCGAAGTGCGCGAGGGCGAAGGCAATGCCCTGAAGTGGGCCCGGCTGGAGCCGTTCGACGGCTACAAGCTCACCTTCGAGATCGAGTTCAAGCACCCGGCGGTCGACCAGACCGGCCAGCAGTTCACCTTCGACATGGGCTTGGGCCAGTACAAGCGCGACATCGCCCGTGCGCGCACCTTCGGCTTCACCAAGGACGTGGAGATGATGCGTGCCCGTGGCCTGGGCCTCGGCGGCAGCATGGACAACGTGATCGTGGTTGACGACTACCGCGTGCTCAACAGCGAAGGCCTGCGCTACGACGACGAGTTCGTGAAGCACAAGATCCTCGATGCCATCGGCGACATGCACGTGCTCGGCCACCCGCTGATCGCCGCCTACACCGGCTACAAGTCGGGCCACGCCCTGAACAACAAGCTGCTGCGCGCGGTGCTGGCCGATGCTTCGGCCTATGACATCGTCACCTTCGACGACGAGCGGCAGGCGCCTGCCGGCCTGGCCGAACTGGCCCCCGCCTGGTAG
- the ftsA gene encoding cell division protein FtsA: MAKEYKDLVVGLDIGTAKVMAVVAEVLPDGELRVAGLGIAAAHGLKRGVVVNIDATVQSIQQALKEAEMMADCKITRVYTGITGSHIRGQNSTGMVIVRDKEVTPVDVTRVVETAKAINIPNDQRLLLVEPQEFVIDGHEVKEPIGMSGGRLEVKVHIVTGAQSAAENIVKCVRRCGLEVDQLVLNPSASSHAVLTEDEKDLGVAIVDIGAGTTDVAIFTDGAIRHTAVIPIAGDLITSDIAMALRTPTKDAEEIKVEYGVAKQLLADPSEQLEVPGLGDRAPRMLSRQALAGVIEPRVEEIFSLVHQVIRDSGYEELLSSGIVLTGGAAVMPGMVELGEDIFLKPVRKGIPTYHGSLHDMVANPRSATVMGLLEEARLGRARGIKAAQQAGSVKTLFGRAKDWFLGNF; encoded by the coding sequence ATGGCCAAGGAATACAAGGACCTGGTCGTCGGCCTGGACATCGGCACCGCCAAGGTGATGGCGGTGGTGGCCGAAGTCTTGCCCGATGGCGAGCTGAGAGTCGCCGGTCTCGGCATCGCGGCGGCACACGGGCTCAAGCGCGGCGTGGTGGTCAACATCGACGCCACGGTGCAGAGCATCCAGCAGGCCTTGAAAGAGGCCGAGATGATGGCCGACTGCAAGATCACGCGCGTCTACACCGGCATCACCGGCAGCCACATCCGCGGGCAGAACAGCACCGGCATGGTGATCGTGCGCGACAAGGAAGTGACGCCGGTCGACGTGACACGCGTGGTCGAGACCGCCAAGGCGATCAACATTCCGAACGACCAGCGCCTGTTGCTGGTGGAGCCGCAGGAGTTCGTGATCGACGGCCACGAGGTCAAAGAGCCGATCGGCATGAGCGGCGGCCGGCTTGAGGTCAAGGTGCACATCGTGACTGGTGCGCAGAGCGCGGCCGAGAACATCGTGAAGTGCGTGCGCCGCTGCGGGCTGGAGGTGGACCAACTGGTGCTCAACCCGAGCGCCAGCAGCCACGCCGTGCTGACCGAAGACGAGAAGGACCTGGGCGTGGCCATCGTCGACATCGGCGCCGGCACGACCGACGTGGCGATCTTCACCGACGGGGCGATCCGCCACACGGCGGTCATTCCGATCGCCGGCGACCTGATCACGAGCGACATCGCGATGGCCCTGCGCACGCCGACGAAAGACGCGGAAGAAATCAAAGTGGAGTACGGCGTGGCCAAGCAGCTGCTCGCCGACCCGAGCGAGCAGCTCGAAGTGCCGGGCCTAGGCGATCGCGCGCCGCGCATGCTGAGCCGCCAGGCGCTCGCCGGCGTGATCGAGCCGCGCGTGGAAGAGATCTTCTCGCTCGTGCACCAGGTGATCCGCGACAGCGGCTACGAAGAGCTGCTGTCGAGCGGCATCGTGCTGACCGGCGGCGCGGCGGTGATGCCGGGCATGGTGGAACTGGGCGAAGACATCTTCCTGAAGCCGGTGAGGAAAGGCATCCCCACCTACCACGGCTCGCTGCACGACATGGTGGCCAACCCACGCTCGGCGACCGTCATGGGCCTGCTGGAAGAAGCACGCCTCGGCCGTGCGCGCGGCATCAAGGCGGCGCAGCAGGCCGGTTCCGTCAAGACCTTATTCGGCCGGGCCAAAGACTGGTTCCTCGGCAATTTCTAG
- the ftsZ gene encoding cell division protein FtsZ yields the protein MAIEMIEEFDLGTQIKVIGVGGGGGNAVDHMIAQGVQGVEFVCANTDAQALNRSSAHHLIQLGTTGLGAGAKPEAGRAAAEEAVDRIRDAIKGSNMLFITAGMGGGTGTGAAPVIARVAKEMGILTVGVVTKPFDFEGNRRMKAADNGVAELEANVDSLIVILNDKLLDVLGDDVTQDQAFAHANDVLKNAVGGISDIIHVPGLVNVDFEDVKTVMSEPGKAMMGTAIASGPDRATKAAESAVACPLLEGIDLSGARGVLVLIAAGRSTFKLSESRNAMNTIRRYAADDAHVIYGTAYDESLGDQLRVTVIATGLSPAKRQQQAPMTVVHTTVAQRTGTDNIPVLTQPVHTAQAGHDYSGLSVPSVWRNGRTAAAKVDALASNGMDEIEIPAFLRKQAD from the coding sequence ATGGCAATCGAAATGATCGAAGAGTTCGACCTGGGCACCCAGATCAAGGTGATCGGCGTGGGCGGTGGCGGCGGCAACGCGGTCGACCACATGATTGCGCAAGGCGTGCAAGGCGTGGAGTTCGTCTGCGCCAACACCGACGCGCAGGCGCTCAACCGTTCGAGTGCGCACCACCTCATCCAGCTCGGCACCACGGGCCTCGGCGCCGGTGCCAAGCCGGAAGCCGGCCGCGCGGCCGCTGAAGAGGCGGTGGACCGCATCCGCGACGCGATCAAGGGCAGCAACATGCTCTTCATCACCGCCGGCATGGGCGGCGGCACCGGCACCGGTGCCGCCCCCGTGATCGCGCGCGTGGCCAAGGAGATGGGCATCCTGACGGTGGGCGTGGTCACCAAGCCTTTCGACTTCGAAGGCAACCGCCGCATGAAGGCCGCCGACAACGGCGTGGCTGAGCTTGAAGCGAATGTCGATTCGCTGATCGTGATCCTCAACGACAAGCTGCTCGACGTGCTGGGCGACGACGTGACGCAGGACCAGGCTTTCGCACACGCCAACGACGTGCTGAAGAACGCCGTCGGCGGCATCAGCGACATCATCCACGTGCCAGGCCTCGTGAACGTCGACTTCGAAGACGTGAAGACGGTGATGAGCGAGCCTGGCAAGGCGATGATGGGCACCGCGATTGCGAGCGGCCCCGACCGCGCGACCAAGGCCGCCGAATCGGCCGTGGCCTGCCCGCTGCTCGAAGGCATCGACCTCTCGGGCGCGCGTGGCGTGCTGGTGCTGATCGCCGCCGGGCGCAGCACGTTCAAGCTGAGCGAAAGCCGCAATGCGATGAACACCATCCGCCGTTACGCCGCGGACGATGCGCACGTGATCTACGGCACCGCCTACGACGAAAGCCTGGGCGACCAGCTTCGCGTGACGGTGATCGCCACCGGCCTGTCGCCGGCCAAGCGCCAGCAACAGGCACCGATGACCGTGGTGCACACGACCGTGGCCCAGCGCACGGGCACCGACAACATCCCGGTGCTGACCCAGCCGGTGCACACCGCACAGGCCGGACACGACTACAGCGGGCTGTCGGTGCCGAGCGTGTGGCGCAACGGCCGCACGGCGGCAGCGAAGGTCGATGCGCTGGCCTCGAACGGGATGGACGAGATCGAGATCCCGGCTTTTCTCCGCAAACAAGCGGATTGA
- the lysS gene encoding lysine--tRNA ligase produces the protein MEQDDNQLIAERREKLAAIRKQGVAFPNDFKPKDRALDLVRKHGDLDNETLEPQGIAVSVAGRLMLKRVMGKASFGTLQDSTARIQLFVTKDALGEEVYNAFKHWDLGDILGAEGTLFKTKTGELSVRVTTLRLLTKSLRPLPDKFHGMTDQEQKYRQRYVDLITDDDARARFAARSKAISAIRQFMVEHHFLEVETPMLHPIPGGANAKPFVTHHNALDQDMFLRIAPELYLKRLVVGGFERVFEINRNFRNEGISVRHNPEFTMMEFYAAYWNHHDLMDFTEQVLRHAARCATGSAVLSYGGKTVNLDKPFARLTVRDSLVAHAGLSVAEASDEKLLRDKLKHLGEEAPAHWKLPELQFGLFEAVVEEKLWDPTYIIDYPVEVSPLARASDADPSVTERFELFITGREYANGFSELNDAEDQAARFQAQAANKEAGDEEAMYYDADFIRALEYGMPPTGGCGIGIDRLMMLLTDSPSIRDVILFPSLRKEA, from the coding sequence ATGGAACAAGACGACAACCAGCTCATCGCCGAACGACGTGAAAAGCTCGCGGCGATCCGCAAACAGGGCGTGGCCTTCCCCAACGACTTCAAGCCCAAGGACCGCGCGCTCGACTTGGTGCGCAAGCACGGCGACCTCGACAACGAGACGCTGGAGCCGCAAGGCATCGCGGTCAGCGTGGCCGGCCGGCTGATGCTCAAGCGGGTGATGGGCAAGGCAAGCTTCGGCACGCTGCAAGACAGCACCGCGCGCATCCAGCTCTTCGTCACCAAGGACGCGCTGGGCGAAGAGGTCTACAACGCCTTCAAGCACTGGGACCTGGGCGACATCCTCGGCGCTGAGGGCACGCTCTTCAAGACCAAGACCGGCGAGCTGTCGGTGCGCGTGACCACGCTGCGCCTCTTGACAAAGAGCCTGCGTCCGCTGCCCGACAAGTTCCACGGCATGACCGACCAGGAGCAGAAGTACCGCCAGCGCTACGTCGACCTGATCACCGACGACGACGCCCGTGCCCGCTTCGCCGCCCGCAGCAAGGCCATCTCGGCCATCCGCCAGTTCATGGTCGAGCACCACTTCCTGGAAGTGGAAACGCCGATGCTGCACCCGATCCCGGGCGGCGCCAACGCGAAGCCCTTCGTCACCCACCACAACGCGCTCGACCAGGACATGTTCCTGCGCATCGCGCCCGAGCTGTACCTGAAGCGGCTCGTGGTGGGCGGCTTCGAGCGGGTGTTCGAGATCAACCGCAACTTCCGCAACGAAGGCATCAGCGTCCGGCACAACCCGGAGTTCACGATGATGGAGTTCTATGCGGCCTACTGGAACCATCACGACCTGATGGACTTCACCGAGCAGGTGCTGCGCCACGCCGCACGTTGCGCGACCGGCTCGGCGGTGCTCAGCTACGGCGGCAAGACGGTCAACCTCGACAAGCCCTTTGCCCGCCTGACGGTGCGTGATTCGCTGGTGGCCCATGCCGGCCTGAGCGTGGCCGAAGCGAGCGACGAGAAGCTGCTGCGCGACAAGCTCAAGCACCTGGGCGAAGAAGCCCCGGCGCACTGGAAGCTGCCGGAGCTTCAGTTCGGTCTCTTCGAAGCGGTGGTGGAAGAAAAGCTCTGGGACCCGACCTACATCATCGACTACCCGGTCGAGGTGTCGCCGCTGGCGCGTGCCTCCGACGCCGACCCGTCGGTGACCGAACGCTTCGAGCTTTTCATCACCGGCCGCGAATACGCCAACGGCTTCTCCGAGCTGAACGACGCCGAAGACCAGGCCGCGCGCTTCCAGGCCCAGGCCGCCAACAAGGAAGCCGGCGACGAGGAGGCGATGTACTACGACGCCGATTTCATCCGCGCGCTCGAATACGGCATGCCGCCCACCGGCGGCTGCGGCATCGGCATCGACCGGCTCATGATGCTGCTGACCGACAGCCCCAGCATCCGCGACGTGATCCTCTTCCCCTCGCTACGCAAGGAAGCGTGA
- a CDS encoding pyridoxamine 5'-phosphate oxidase family protein, translating into MGTPRLESLTEIEAAVWRELAACVGDKQHPWRTPVLATTDGELGDGRIVVLREVTPEQKRLLIYTDRRSAKATQLASHPRGTLVMWAPALGWQLRCRVALSLDTSGLAVTSRWAQIKLSPAAQDYLSPLPPGTELDDDTALPRPDPQALGHFAVVDAQVQAIDWLELHPDGQRRAMFGAASARWLQP; encoded by the coding sequence ATGGGCACGCCGCGGCTCGAGTCCTTGACGGAAATCGAAGCCGCGGTGTGGCGCGAACTGGCCGCCTGCGTCGGTGACAAGCAGCACCCCTGGCGCACGCCGGTGCTGGCCACCACCGATGGCGAGCTGGGCGACGGCCGCATCGTCGTGTTGCGCGAGGTGACCCCGGAGCAGAAGCGCCTGCTGATCTACACCGATCGGCGCAGCGCCAAAGCCACCCAGCTGGCCTCGCACCCCCGGGGCACGCTCGTGATGTGGGCACCGGCCCTCGGCTGGCAGCTGCGCTGCCGGGTCGCCTTGAGCCTGGACACCTCGGGCCTCGCCGTGACCTCGCGCTGGGCGCAGATCAAACTCTCACCCGCAGCGCAGGACTACCTGTCGCCCTTGCCACCCGGCACCGAACTCGATGACGACACGGCCCTGCCGCGGCCCGACCCGCAGGCGCTCGGTCATTTCGCGGTGGTCGACGCCCAGGTGCAGGCCATCGACTGGCTGGAGCTTCACCCCGACGGCCAGCGCCGGGCGATGTTCGGGGCGGCCAGCGCCCGCTGGCTGCAGCCCTGA
- a CDS encoding acyltransferase — protein sequence MRHVADQLYFIALALINTVHGRLPFFVRPVLYRLCGFRIHRNATLQGGIRFFHVGRLAVGEGSLINRGVYLDNRGGIEIGCNVSIAHDAKLYTMGHDPRDPSFATKAAPIRIDDHAVVFAGAMLMPGVHVGQGAVVMAGAVVTRDVPPGRMVGGNPAVDIGERGCVPAYTLRRRFWFAH from the coding sequence ATGAGGCATGTGGCCGATCAGCTCTATTTCATCGCCTTGGCGCTGATCAACACCGTGCACGGCCGGCTGCCGTTTTTCGTCCGCCCGGTGCTGTACCGCCTGTGCGGCTTTCGCATCCATCGCAATGCCACGCTGCAGGGCGGCATCCGCTTCTTCCACGTGGGCCGGCTCGCCGTGGGCGAGGGTTCGCTCATCAACCGCGGGGTGTACCTCGACAACCGCGGCGGCATCGAGATCGGCTGCAACGTGTCGATCGCGCACGACGCCAAGCTCTACACGATGGGGCACGACCCGCGCGACCCGAGCTTTGCCACCAAGGCCGCGCCGATCCGCATCGACGACCATGCGGTGGTGTTTGCCGGTGCGATGCTGATGCCCGGTGTTCACGTGGGGCAGGGCGCCGTGGTGATGGCCGGCGCGGTCGTGACGAGAGACGTGCCGCCCGGCCGCATGGTCGGCGGCAACCCGGCGGTCGACATCGGCGAGCGGGGCTGCGTGCCGGCGTACACGCTCAGGCGCCGTTTCTGGTTCGCGCATTGA